A genomic stretch from Hydrogenimonas urashimensis includes:
- a CDS encoding 7-carboxy-7-deazaguanine synthase QueE, protein MIYLVEHFFSIQGEGRYAGVPSVFLRFGGCNLRCPGYGSYEVDGKILFGCDTVRAVHEKYFASAWQQIGEAESVIEILDRYVEEAGYVPDLVLTGGEPMLYAENPIFYEIVSHALEKGMRVTMETNATLAPDFEKFPAYRRIVFAMAVKLSDSKEPEKRRIVPEAIDALARNGRESFFKFTISARLANREGMEEIEAIAGRYENEIFCMPRGENIALLREHAEKVALFCMKYGYRYTDRLHIRLWNTEERR, encoded by the coding sequence TTGATCTATCTGGTCGAACACTTTTTCTCCATCCAGGGAGAAGGCCGATATGCCGGCGTGCCGTCCGTTTTTCTCCGTTTCGGGGGGTGCAATCTTCGATGCCCCGGATACGGAAGCTATGAGGTGGACGGCAAAATCCTCTTTGGGTGCGATACGGTTCGGGCCGTGCATGAGAAGTATTTCGCGTCGGCATGGCAGCAAATAGGCGAGGCCGAAAGCGTGATAGAGATTCTCGACAGATATGTGGAGGAGGCCGGTTATGTGCCCGATCTTGTTTTAACAGGCGGAGAGCCGATGCTCTATGCCGAAAATCCGATCTTTTATGAAATCGTCTCCCATGCCCTTGAAAAAGGGATGCGCGTAACCATGGAGACCAATGCGACATTGGCTCCGGACTTTGAAAAATTCCCGGCTTACAGGCGAATCGTTTTCGCGATGGCTGTCAAGCTTTCCGACAGCAAAGAACCCGAAAAGAGACGAATCGTACCCGAAGCGATCGATGCGCTCGCGAGAAACGGCCGTGAGTCGTTTTTCAAATTCACAATAAGCGCCCGGTTGGCGAATCGGGAAGGGATGGAGGAGATCGAGGCGATAGCCGGCCGGTACGAGAACGAGATATTCTGCATGCCCCGGGGAGAGAATATCGCTCTGCTTCGCGAACATGCCGAAAAGGTGGCGCTTTTTTGCATGAAATACGGTTATCGGTATACCGACCGTCTTCACATTCGGCTCTGGAACACCGAAGAGAGACGCTGA
- the moaA gene encoding GTP 3',8-cyclase MoaA — MLIDGHGRTVNYLRISVTERCNFRCQYCMPEKPFSWVPRENLLSFEELFSFVRVAIDEGIEKIRITGGEPLLREDLDRFVSMIHDYKPDIDLALTTNGYLLADVAERLKDAGLRRINVSIDSLKPHVAYRIAQKDVLQKVLRGVEKSLEAGLKVKVNMVPLKGINEDEIVDVMEYAKARGMTIRYIEYMENVHAKAGLKGLSGKEILSKVKERYTIHKVGREGSSPAFNYLTDDGYKFGIIDPHKHDFCESCNRIRLTAEGFLIPCLYFDEAMSIRDAVKAGNIDEANEILREVLRNKPEKNRWDEEEGEESSRAFYETGG, encoded by the coding sequence ATGCTCATAGACGGACATGGACGAACGGTCAATTATCTACGTATTTCGGTCACGGAGCGGTGCAATTTCCGCTGCCAGTACTGCATGCCAGAAAAACCCTTTTCCTGGGTGCCACGGGAGAATCTGCTCAGTTTCGAGGAGCTTTTCAGTTTCGTCCGTGTTGCGATCGATGAAGGGATCGAAAAAATCCGGATCACCGGAGGCGAACCGCTGCTTCGGGAGGACCTCGACCGCTTCGTCTCGATGATTCACGACTACAAACCCGATATCGATCTGGCCCTGACGACCAACGGCTATCTGCTGGCCGATGTGGCCGAGAGGCTCAAGGACGCGGGCCTTAGACGAATCAACGTCTCCATCGATTCGCTCAAACCCCATGTGGCTTACCGGATCGCCCAGAAAGATGTGCTGCAGAAGGTGCTAAGAGGGGTCGAAAAATCGCTCGAGGCCGGATTGAAAGTGAAGGTCAACATGGTGCCTCTTAAAGGGATCAACGAAGATGAAATCGTTGACGTGATGGAGTACGCAAAAGCCCGGGGCATGACGATCCGCTATATCGAGTATATGGAAAATGTCCATGCCAAAGCCGGTCTCAAGGGTCTCAGCGGCAAAGAGATACTCTCGAAAGTAAAAGAGAGATACACGATTCACAAAGTGGGTCGCGAAGGGAGCAGTCCGGCCTTCAACTACCTGACCGATGACGGCTACAAATTCGGTATCATCGACCCCCACAAACACGATTTCTGCGAAAGCTGCAATCGGATACGCCTGACGGCAGAGGGGTTTTTGATACCCTGCCTCTATTTCGACGAGGCGATGAGTATACGTGATGCCGTGAAAGCGGGAAATATTGATGAAGCCAACGAAATATTGAGGGAAGTGCTTCGGAACAAACCGGAGAAAAACCGATGGGACGAGGAAGAGGGCGAGGAGTCTTCCCGCGCCTTTTATGAAACGGGGGGGTGA
- a CDS encoding c-type cytochrome: MKELKILAVVVFFTLLTYWGIEPYAHSVMHKHVESEGFAYNDLKPLTKKGDAAKGAETFMNAGCIGCHGVKAAGMPAPMDPNAAVASFGVNPPDLSNAGVIFDEKFLADLIASPEHALMVEHKFSKAGRTFPMSAFFGLGGDKEQEIADIVAYLKSIAKKPEEITPKETFETACGRCHAMHYDKWTQIGERPKFKHKIDEIKFEEKVVDYQDKLTKYLGKLPPDLSMYIRSRGEHFLSTFMENPQNLLPGTAMPRVGVSKESAEKVIEYMADVGDAKRHERDSVGVKTMIYLLIFAVLAYLWKQSIWRELH, encoded by the coding sequence ATGAAAGAATTGAAAATTTTAGCGGTAGTCGTATTCTTTACACTGCTGACCTACTGGGGTATCGAACCGTATGCGCACTCCGTCATGCACAAGCATGTCGAGAGTGAAGGATTTGCCTACAACGATCTTAAACCGTTAACGAAAAAAGGTGATGCGGCCAAAGGTGCCGAAACCTTCATGAATGCCGGCTGTATCGGCTGCCACGGTGTCAAAGCCGCGGGAATGCCGGCCCCGATGGATCCGAACGCCGCGGTAGCCAGTTTCGGTGTCAATCCGCCCGATCTGAGCAATGCCGGCGTCATCTTTGATGAAAAGTTCCTTGCCGATCTGATCGCCAGCCCCGAGCACGCACTGATGGTCGAGCATAAATTTTCAAAAGCCGGCCGAACCTTCCCGATGTCTGCATTCTTCGGACTGGGAGGAGACAAGGAGCAGGAGATTGCCGATATTGTCGCCTATCTGAAATCGATCGCGAAAAAGCCCGAAGAGATTACACCGAAAGAGACATTCGAAACGGCGTGCGGCCGATGTCATGCGATGCATTACGACAAGTGGACTCAAATCGGCGAGCGTCCCAAATTTAAGCATAAGATCGACGAAATCAAGTTCGAAGAGAAAGTGGTCGATTATCAGGATAAACTGACCAAATACCTGGGTAAACTTCCGCCGGATCTTTCGATGTATATCCGAAGCCGCGGTGAGCACTTCCTCAGCACCTTCATGGAAAATCCGCAAAACCTTCTTCCTGGTACGGCGATGCCGCGTGTCGGTGTAAGCAAAGAGAGTGCGGAAAAAGTTATCGAGTACATGGCGGATGTCGGAGACGCGAAACGTCACGAGCGTGACAGTGTCGGCGTCAAAACGATGATCTATCTGCTGATCTTCGCTGTTTTGGCATATCTGTGGAAACAGAGCATCTGGAGAGAACTCCACTAA